From Alloacidobacterium dinghuense:
AAGCCCTCTCCATCGATCAGGAGCAGCTTCAGGATCTCCTCGGCGATGCCGATCTACGCGAACTCCTGGATGCCGATGCGATTGCCGAGGTAGAAGAGCAACTGCAGATGCTCGGAGAAAACTACCGTGCCCGATCGGCCGATGCCATGCACGATCTGTTGCTGCGCCTAGGCGATCTTTCACAAAAAGAGCTTTCGCTCCGGCTCGCTTCTCAGGACCTGCTTGCTTCTGTGGATAGGCTCTTGCGGGCAAAGCGTTTGCTGGAGATCAAGATCGCGGGCGAGAAACGCCTGATCCCAGTAGAAGACGCTGCGCGCTACCGCGATGCGCTCGGCATTCCGGTGCCTCCGGGAATTCCAAAGCAACTACTCGAACCGGTAGCCGCACCAAGGCTCGAACTGATTCGCCGCTATGCCCGCACTCACGGTCCGTTCACGTTACAGAATGTTTCGCAACGATTTGGTCTGGCTGAATCACAAGCAGAGTCAGTACTGCGCGCGTTGCTTCTCGATGGCCGCATCGTAGAAGGCGGCTTTCGTCCAGGCGGTGTCCACCGCGAATGGTGCGATGCGGAAGTGTTGCGCATGATTCGCAGAAAATCCTTGGCGCGGCTGCGAAAAGAAATCGAGCCCGTAGAACAGCAGATGCTTGCCCGGCTTGAGACGCACTGGCAAGGCGTTCTCCAGCGAAGACGCGGTCTCGATGCCCTGCTCGATACGATTGAAAATCTGCAGGGAGCACCACTTCCGGCATCTCTGTTGGAGTCGACGATCCTGCCGGCGCGCTTGGCGAAATACTCGCCCTCCGATCTCGATACTCTGATCGCTGCGGGAGAAATTATCTGGTGCGGGCTCGATCCCCTTGGAGAGCGCGACGGGCGCATTGCGCTTTATCTCGCCGACAAGATGACGGCTTTGTTCCCTCCCGCGCTCGCTAGACCCAACGAAAAAGATGGCCCAAGTTCTCGGGAAGAGGCAATCATCACGGCACTGCAACAAAGGGGAGCACTCTTTTTCAGCAAACTACATGAAACAGTTGGAGGCGGATATCCCGGAGAAACGCTGGACGCTCTTTGGAACATGGTATGGCGAGGCGTTGTTACGAACGACACATTTCACTCACTGCGCGCGTATGTAACCCGTCCATATACATCAAGGCCTACGAAACGCCAGCACAATGTTCAAAGCTTTCGCTCACGCCGAACCACACCGCCAAGCGCGCAAGGTCGTTGGGGTCTTCTGCCGGGTTCAACAGTCTCTCCAACAGAATGGAGTCACGCCATCGCGCAGCAATTGCTGAATCGATATGGCATCGTATCGCGCGAATCGGTAAAGCAGGAAAACATCCCGGGCGGCTTCAGCGCAATTTACGACGTACTGAAGGCTCTAGAAGAAAGCGGCCGCGTCCGTCGCGGTTACTTTGTTGCCGGTTTAGGAGCCACGCAGTTCGCGCTGCCTTCCGCGGTCGACCTTCTTCGGTCGCTGCGCGGCACTTCACAACCGGATCGAACGGAAATCCTATCGCTTGCTGCAACCGATCCCGCAAATCCATATGGCGCTGTGCTTCCGTGGCCAACGGTGCAGGTTGAAGGCGTCGACGAAAGTGGAATGCGCTCACTGGCGCGCAGCGTTGGAGCAACGGTCATCCTGCGCAATGGCGAACTCATCGGATATTTGCGCCGCAACAATCCGAATATCCTGGTCTTTCTGCCGTCCGATGAGCCGGAACGCGGGAATGCCGCGCGCGATCTCGCCGCATTTCTCGTCCATCTGGCGCTAGAGGAGATGCGTCAGGAAGGGGAGGCGCGCCATCGCGGTGGGTTGCTGATCTCAACCATCAATGGGCAGCCTGTGCATATGCATCCGCTGTCGCGCTTTCTGCAAGACGCGGGATTTCAGGCCGCTCCGCCTGGTTTCAACGTGCGCCGCATGCCGCCATTGCAGTCTGTTTCAGCCGAGGTGCAATAACCCGAGTGAGCATACCCCTGTCCAATAAATTATTGAAAATAAGCCATTTTCTCTGAGATTGCTCTACTTATTTCATTCCATTTAGCTTATGAGCATCTATTTGATTTTGAAAGGTTTACACCCAATAGAAAAACCCGCCTACTTTGAGGCGGGTTTTCAGAGCTTCTATATCCATTATAGCTGACTGGAAAGGAAAGTCGGCCAAATTGGGCGAGGTTTTTTCGCTTTGGAATGAAGCGGTTACAGGCTCGAAGGGGTTTTTCGCTCTTGACAGATTTCGTTAAGAAGCCTGGCAGGTCGTCACACCGGAATCGGTGTGCGGATCGCATTGGGGGCGACGCGCGGCCAAGTGTCGCGAATTGGCTTGATGTGACAAGATTCGCCACTGAAGGAACGCATACGGGAAATCCAGGCATACGCTCATCGGCTATTGGGGATTGGGCTGGGGCTGTGGTTGTTGCTGCTGGTCATCCTTTTTGCCGCTGCCAAACAGGCGGGCGAAAAATCCGCGCTTCTTCTTGGGCTGCTGCGTTTGTGTTTGCTGATTGTCCGCTACGGCTCCTTGTGCAGGATTCGACGGAGGATTCATTGGTCTCACCGGTTGCGGGACAGGCTGTTGCGCCTGAGCTGGCGGTGGAGGCCCGACGGGTTTTTCGCCAAGCCCGAAGATCTTTTGGAAAAGATTTCGCTGGTCACCGTTCGAGTGGTCGCAGGTGTCGGTGGGTTGTGTTCCATCCAGAAAAGCGGCGGCATAAGAATTGCCTGGGCAAGCTGCGTCGGCAATAAGGTTGGTGCCTTTGTCCAGTTGCACCTCAGTCACGCCTTCCGGAGCCACAAAATCCTTTGTGTCCGAATATTCCGGCAGCGCAACAGCACGCTTCATGAATTCAGCCCAGATCGGGGCTGCTGCTTTTGCTCCGTCAAGCTTGATGTCGCTGTAGTCGTCATTACCCACCCAAACGATGCACAGCAGATTCGAGGTGTATCCGGCAAACCAGGCATCGTTCGACGTTCCGGTCTTGCCAGCCGCTGGAGCAGAGAATCCCATGGCGCGGACACCGGCAGCTGTACCGTGGTTAATGACATTTTCCATCAGGCTGGTTGTCAGATATGCAACGCGCGGATCCAGAATCGGCTTGCTGGTTGGTGCATAGTCGCTGATCACATCACCGTTCGCATTGCGTATCGAGGCAAGCATCCAAGGATCGATCTTTACCCCGGCATTGGCGAAGACAGTGTATGCGCCTACCATTTCAAGTGGAGTGGCGTCATATGCCCCGATGGCTACGGAAGGCGTTCCTCGCGCGGATTTGATGCCGGCGTCACGCGCCAAAGAAGCCACATTGTTGAATCCCACCATCTGCGCAAGAGCAATCGTCGCAACATTCTGTGATTGCTGTAATGCAAACCGGGCCGTAATCTCACCGTATTCTTCGTTGTGATAATTGTGCGGAGTATATTCCTGGTCGCCGATCGTGTATGTTGTCGGTTCATCGTTCAGCATAGTGACAGGAGTGAAGACCCCGCTCACACCGTCGCTATTCGTGAGCTGCGCTCCCGACAGGCTGGTGTTAAACGCCGCCGCGTAGACGAACGGCTTGAAGATCGATCCTGTGGGGCGATGCGCTACCGCATGATTCAACTGGCTCATTCCATAGTTGCGCCCGCCCACAAGTGCCAGTACTTGCCCCGTATGAGGATTGAGCGCGATCAGAGCTACCTGCGGGTACACAATGTTGCTGTCGACAGTTGCCGGAGCATTCTTGGATGCGCGGTGCGTGTGCATCTTCGTCACCAGGTCATCCACGCGCTTCATACCCTCATTGATGGCTTCGCTAGCGGTAGCCTGCAGCTGAGGATCGAGAGATGTATAAATCCGCAGGCCTTGCTGGTTGTATTCCGCATCACCGAGCTTTTGCACGATCTGGTCACGCACCAGGTCAACAAAGTAAGGAGCCTCATTCGCATCTACGCTCTGCGTCGCCAGTTTCAGCGGACTAGCTTTAGCCTCCTCTGCCTGCTCCTTGGTAACACTTCCCGTTTCGACCATCGCATCCAGCACAACGTTGCGGCGTTCAAGCGCTCGCGTCGGGTGCCGGTAAGGATTAAGGCGGCTCGGGCTCTGAATCAACCCAGCCAGCAAAGCACATTCCTGCAGGTTCAACTGACGCACATCCTTACCGAAATATGCCTGCGCAGCTTCGCCAAATCCATTGATGGCAAAGCTGCCCTGCTGCCCCAGAGGAATCTGGTTGGCGTACATCTGAAAAATCTGTTGCTTCGTGAAGCGGTGTTCAAGCTGGAACGTAATAACAATCTCGATCAGTTTGCGTCTGAAGCGCTTTTCAGGTGACAGGAAGAAGCCGCGCGCGAGTTGCATCGTGAGGGTCGATCCGCCCTGACGATACCGGTGCGAGAGCAGGTCACTGCGCATGGC
This genomic window contains:
- a CDS encoding PBP1A family penicillin-binding protein, coding for MVLKIAGVAVGIVALFFLLVFSFYYNKYKHIVDERLERPLFTNTAKIYAAPHEVRPGQKLTASFVAQELRSAGYTEDGASPVSPMGTYSLNARSITVHPGAQSYHAPDSATISFEGSTVNQITDANGEQLAAYELEPLLVTGLSDQTRTKRRLVTYDELPHDLILAVTSIEDRRFFEHGGVDYVRLLGAMRSDLLSHRYRQGGSTLTMQLARGFFLSPEKRFRRKLIEIVITFQLEHRFTKQQIFQMYANQIPLGQQGSFAINGFGEAAQAYFGKDVRQLNLQECALLAGLIQSPSRLNPYRHPTRALERRNVVLDAMVETGSVTKEQAEEAKASPLKLATQSVDANEAPYFVDLVRDQIVQKLGDAEYNQQGLRIYTSLDPQLQATASEAINEGMKRVDDLVTKMHTHRASKNAPATVDSNIVYPQVALIALNPHTGQVLALVGGRNYGMSQLNHAVAHRPTGSIFKPFVYAAAFNTSLSGAQLTNSDGVSGVFTPVTMLNDEPTTYTIGDQEYTPHNYHNEEYGEITARFALQQSQNVATIALAQMVGFNNVASLARDAGIKSARGTPSVAIGAYDATPLEMVGAYTVFANAGVKIDPWMLASIRNANGDVISDYAPTSKPILDPRVAYLTTSLMENVINHGTAAGVRAMGFSAPAAGKTGTSNDAWFAGYTSNLLCIVWVGNDDYSDIKLDGAKAAAPIWAEFMKRAVALPEYSDTKDFVAPEGVTEVQLDKGTNLIADAACPGNSYAAAFLDGTQPTDTCDHSNGDQRNLFQKIFGLGEKPVGPPPPAQAQQPVPQPVRPMNPPSNPAQGAVADNQQTQTQQPKKKRGFFARLFGSGKKDDQQQQPQPQPNPQ